One stretch of Thermococcus sp. 21S9 DNA includes these proteins:
- the hisD gene encoding histidinol dehydrogenase — MELEEYVAGILRDIRERGIEAVREYSRRFDNYDGPFRVTDEEFEEAERLVPEKDRKIIERTIGRLWDYHERQKPGDELFVKNGSLYGLIYRPIRRIGIYVPGGKPLPSTLMMVAVPARIAGVKEIAVTIPPKDGRVNPYVLYVAKLLGIDEVYKLGGVQAIGAMAYGVGMKKVDKIFGPGNRFVNEAKRQVFGVVGIDSLAGPSEIAVIADETAEKDYVLADLLSQLEHGKDSKAWLLTTSEELADYCSRDGVEVILCESLAECTEKANEIAPEHLEIITENPLSLVDLIENAGAIYLGPYTPVPSADYFLGVNHVLPTGGTAKFSGVLTVRDFLKPITLARVSREEFLSERELGIRLAEIEGMELHRRSMEVRK, encoded by the coding sequence ATGGAGCTTGAGGAGTACGTTGCGGGCATTTTGAGGGACATACGCGAAAGGGGAATCGAAGCGGTCAGGGAGTACTCGCGGAGGTTCGACAACTACGACGGCCCATTCCGCGTGACGGATGAGGAGTTCGAGGAGGCGGAAAGGCTCGTTCCCGAGAAGGACAGGAAAATAATCGAGCGGACGATAGGGCGACTCTGGGACTACCACGAGAGGCAGAAGCCGGGGGACGAACTTTTCGTCAAGAACGGCTCGCTTTACGGCCTTATCTACCGCCCGATACGGAGGATAGGAATCTACGTCCCCGGCGGAAAACCGCTCCCCTCGACGCTGATGATGGTCGCCGTTCCCGCGAGGATAGCGGGCGTCAAGGAGATAGCGGTCACGATTCCGCCGAAGGACGGCAGGGTGAACCCCTACGTGCTCTACGTGGCGAAACTGCTCGGCATAGACGAGGTTTACAAGCTCGGTGGAGTTCAGGCGATAGGGGCGATGGCGTACGGCGTGGGGATGAAGAAGGTCGACAAGATATTCGGGCCCGGAAACAGGTTCGTCAACGAGGCCAAGAGGCAGGTGTTCGGCGTCGTGGGAATAGACAGTTTGGCAGGGCCTTCGGAGATAGCGGTCATAGCCGATGAAACGGCCGAGAAGGACTACGTTCTGGCGGACCTCCTCAGCCAGCTGGAGCACGGGAAGGACAGCAAGGCATGGCTTCTGACGACCTCGGAAGAGCTCGCCGACTACTGCTCCCGCGACGGGGTTGAAGTTATCCTCTGCGAAAGCCTCGCGGAGTGCACCGAAAAAGCGAACGAGATAGCGCCGGAGCACCTCGAGATAATAACCGAGAACCCGCTCAGCCTGGTTGACCTCATCGAGAACGCCGGGGCGATATACCTCGGCCCCTATACTCCGGTTCCCTCGGCGGACTACTTCCTCGGCGTCAACCACGTCCTTCCGACCGGAGGAACGGCAAAGTTCAGCGGGGTTCTAACGGTGCGGGATTTCCTCAAGCCGATAACCCTCGCCCGGGTGAGCAGGGAGGAGTTCCTGAGCGAGAGAGAGCTTGGAATAAGATTGGCGGAGATAGAGGGCATGGAGCTTCACAGGAGGAGCATGGAGGTGAGGAAATGA
- the hisB gene encoding imidazoleglycerol-phosphate dehydratase HisB, with amino-acid sequence MRRTTRETDVTVDLNVAGEIRTGDKVLDHMLTALFHYMGVDARVKAEYDLRHHLWEDVGITLGEELRSKLPEKFRRFGSAIMPMDDALILVAVDISGRPYVSAELSFEEGEAGFEVSLVREFLWGLARSLKATIHVKTLSGVNAHHVIEATFKGLGVALGQAIRESKMVESTKGLLEV; translated from the coding sequence ATGAGGAGAACAACGAGGGAGACCGACGTAACAGTGGACCTCAACGTCGCCGGAGAGATAAGGACGGGCGACAAAGTCCTCGACCACATGCTCACCGCTCTGTTCCACTACATGGGCGTTGATGCCAGAGTTAAGGCCGAATACGACCTCAGGCACCACCTCTGGGAGGACGTGGGCATAACCCTCGGGGAGGAGCTACGCTCGAAGCTTCCAGAAAAATTCAGGCGCTTCGGGAGCGCGATTATGCCGATGGACGATGCCTTAATCCTCGTTGCAGTGGACATCTCGGGGAGGCCCTACGTGAGCGCTGAACTGAGCTTTGAGGAGGGTGAGGCGGGATTCGAAGTTTCACTGGTCAGGGAGTTCCTCTGGGGATTAGCAAGGTCGCTGAAGGCGACAATCCACGTGAAGACGCTGAGCGGAGTAAATGCTCACCACGTCATCGAGGCGACCTTCAAGGGGCTCGGCGTTGCGCTGGGGCAGGCGATTAGGGAAAGCAAGATGGTTGAGAGCACGAAGGGACTGCTGGAGGTGTGA
- the hisH gene encoding imidazole glycerol phosphate synthase subunit HisH, with protein sequence MSLIAVVDLGIGNLANVRKALGGVVTSDPYEIEKAEKLVLPGVGNFGAVMERLEPLRGVILDAINEGKPFLGICLGLQLLFEGSEESPGRPGLGVFRGNVVRFQGVRTPHIGWNQLWKRKDCPLFEGIKDGAYFYFVHSYYAEPGEEEIIAGVTDYESKGRKVVFTSAVCRENVYAVQFHPEKSGRNGLTVMRNFRGL encoded by the coding sequence GTGAGCTTGATAGCGGTGGTCGATTTGGGAATAGGTAACCTCGCCAACGTGAGGAAGGCTCTGGGGGGCGTCGTCACGAGCGACCCCTACGAGATTGAGAAAGCTGAAAAGCTTGTCCTCCCGGGGGTTGGGAACTTCGGGGCCGTTATGGAGAGGCTCGAACCGCTGAGGGGCGTTATACTCGACGCGATAAACGAGGGGAAGCCCTTCCTCGGGATATGCCTTGGATTACAGCTCCTCTTCGAGGGGAGCGAGGAGAGCCCCGGAAGGCCCGGCCTCGGCGTGTTTAGGGGAAACGTCGTCAGGTTTCAGGGGGTTAGAACGCCCCACATCGGCTGGAACCAGCTCTGGAAGCGGAAGGACTGTCCGCTCTTCGAGGGGATTAAGGATGGAGCGTACTTCTACTTCGTCCACTCCTACTATGCCGAGCCGGGTGAGGAGGAAATAATCGCGGGGGTTACCGACTACGAGTCAAAGGGAAGGAAAGTGGTCTTCACATCGGCCGTTTGCAGAGAGAACGTTTACGCTGTCCAGTTTCACCCGGAGAAGAGCGGGCGGAACGGTTTGACCGTCATGAGAAACTTCAGGGGGCTTTGA
- the hisA gene encoding 1-(5-phosphoribosyl)-5-((5-phosphoribosylamino)methylideneamino)imidazole-4-carboxamide isomerase: MEVYPAIDIMNGRAVRLYRGKRERVKVYGDPVEIAERFAKLVDKIHVVDLDGAFEGFPKNLGVVERIIRETGLGVQLGGGLRSYEAVERAYEIGVENAIIGTRAFDLEFLARITDDFEGITVSLDSKDGRIAVKGWLEEGIPVREAYETLRGYVDRFIYTSVERDGTLTGIEEIERFWNDEEFIYAGGVSGIEDLLKLEEIGFSGVIVGKALYEGKVSLEELLEVAECSRRG; this comes from the coding sequence ATGGAGGTTTATCCGGCAATCGACATCATGAATGGAAGGGCCGTGAGGCTCTACAGGGGGAAGAGGGAGAGGGTTAAGGTCTACGGCGACCCGGTCGAGATAGCGGAGCGCTTTGCTAAGCTCGTTGATAAAATCCACGTCGTGGATTTGGACGGGGCATTCGAGGGCTTTCCAAAGAACCTCGGTGTGGTTGAGAGGATAATCCGCGAGACCGGGCTGGGGGTCCAGCTCGGTGGCGGTTTGAGGAGCTACGAGGCCGTCGAGAGGGCCTACGAAATCGGAGTCGAGAACGCGATAATAGGCACGAGGGCCTTTGATTTGGAGTTCCTGGCCAGAATAACCGACGATTTCGAGGGAATAACCGTCAGCCTCGACTCGAAAGACGGGAGAATAGCTGTGAAGGGCTGGCTTGAGGAAGGAATTCCAGTTAGAGAGGCCTACGAGACGCTGAGGGGCTACGTTGACAGGTTCATCTACACCTCCGTCGAGAGAGACGGGACCTTAACCGGAATCGAGGAAATCGAGCGCTTTTGGAATGACGAGGAGTTCATCTACGCGGGGGGAGTTTCAGGTATTGAAGACCTGCTGAAGCTTGAGGAAATCGGTTTTTCCGGCGTCATCGTCGGGAAGGCGCTCTACGAGGGCAAGGTCAGCCTCGAAGAACTGCTGGAGGTGGCGGAATGCTCGCGAAGAGGATAA